From the genome of Nicotiana sylvestris chromosome 2, ASM39365v2, whole genome shotgun sequence, one region includes:
- the LOC104229463 gene encoding dof zinc finger protein PBF-like, translating into MGLSTKLVSFDDHGLDNWSQNSLPEPPSTRRQPTPKPEPLKCPRCGSINTKFCYYNNYNKSQPRHYCKGCKRHWTEGGTLRNVPVGGGRKNKRLRPTDPVDHITRMECVTLEVKDQRCPLISTTVPSSTIRGNVTTNDEEKKESDIFYQTLNFPSTSLQFDHTISSFSKKPFSGNYNDIFAGLKLDGNTHFSFSYDTVPCSLSTQTSNICNEYMGKFDSTVEESSITTVMPITGSSDLLSQPWKIPETSNNITENMSSYWNWNEIDTLCTADLNIAWDDLEIKP; encoded by the coding sequence ATGGGGTTGAGTACTAAGTTGGTTTCTTTTGATGATCACGGGCTTGATAATTGGAGCCAGAATTCTCTACCAGAGCCACCGTCGACAAGGCGGCAGCCGACACCGAAACCGGAGCCATTGAAGTGTCCGAGGTGTGGTTCAATCAATACCAAGTTTTGTTACTACAACAATTACAACAAATCACAGCCTCGCCATTATTGTAAAGGTTGTAAAAGACATTGGACAGAAGGTGGCACTCTTCGTAATGTTCCCGTAGGCGGTGGCCGAAAAAACAAGCGGTTGAGGCCGACTGATCCTGTTGATCATATAACTAGGATGGAATGTGTCACATTAGAGGTGAAAGATCAGAGGTGTCCTCTAATCAGCACGACCGTGCCATCTTCTACCATAAGGGGAAATGTTACTACTAATGATGAAGAGAAAAAGGAATCTGATATTTTCTATCAAACACTAAATTTTCCTTCAACATCACTACAATTTGATCATACAATTAGCAGTTTTTCCAAGAAACCTTTCAGTGGCAATTACAATGACATATTTGCAGGTCTGAAGTTAGATGGAAACacacatttttctttctcttatgaTACTGTTCCATGTTCTCTTAGTACTCAAACTTCAAATATTTGTAACGAATACATGGGAAAATTTGATAGTACAGTGGAGGAGTCATCCATAACTACAGTTATGCCAATTACAGGCAGCAGTGATCTCCTTTCTCAGCCATGGAAAATTCCAGAAACAAGCAATAATATTACTGAAAATATGTCAAGTTATTGGAATTGGAACGAAATCGACACGTTGTGTACAGCTGATCTCAATATAGCATGGGATGATTTAGAGATCAAACCATAA